The Bacteroidia bacterium genome contains the following window.
AAATTTATTAACCTCCTATACAAAGATTTTATAACTAAGAAAAACACATTTTATTAAAATCATTATTTAATAATATTGTCTTCTTTATAAATTATTGAAAACTTCGTAAATTTTACTCACTCTAATTAGAGATGGTAACCTACTTTTGCTGTTCAATTGTTGTAAGTTAAACCAATATTCAAACGTTGAAATGAACACAAACAACAAATAACACACATTTTACGTCATATCTACCATAAAAAAAGTTTGTTCAAACAATTTTTTGGTTAATTGAACAATATCACATGAATAAACACCTGTCAAATAGATAAAAATATATTTTAAAGCTTCTTTCTAAAAGTAGGATATTAAAAGTATGGGCTTAACAACCTGAAGGAATTTTGAATTCTGTAGTGCAAACCATTAATAGGTAACTTAAATAACAAACTTTTAAAATTTACTCTCTATCGATTAATTTATCTGATTAAAACATTTTTTCTACAAAACCTACTTAATTGACACTTTAATTTTGATTGCTGATAATAGTGGGTAATGTAGTGCTACTCTTGGCAACATAATAAGGTAAAGGGTGTAAAATTAGTGTTATCAATCGAAAATGCAAAACAAATAGTTGATGAAATAATGGTTCCAGCAGCTCTGGCAGCTGGAGACCTTTTAAAAAAAGAGTTTTATAAAAGAGATTTCGCAATAAATCAAAAGTCGGGACAAAGTGATTTAGTAACAGAGATTGATTTAAAATCTTCAAACCTCATAAATTCAATTTTAAAAGGGATGGCACCAAATATCCCCATCATTGATGAAGAGGATGAAGTTATAACCAAATTTGATAATATTGAATTGGCCTTCATTGTTGATCCCCTTGATGGAACTTTAAACTTTGTTCATGGGTTAACAGAGTTCACCGTCTCATTGGGCTTAGTTTATAAAGGAAAACCTCTAGCTGGGGTTGTCTATCATCCAGTTCTAGAAGACCTATTTAGTGGTGTTGATAAACTTGGTTCTTGGAAAAATGGGAAAGAGATTAAAGTTGGAGATGAAAAGAGCTTAAGTGAATGTTTAGTAGGCAGTGGAGTTCCTTACGATCCAAATATAAGAGAAAGTAGTTTTATTAAACCTTTTCAACTTTTAATGAACAAGGTTAGAGAAATAAGATTGCTAGGTAGTGCTGCCTTAGCTTTGTGTTATGTAGCCTCAGGTCAATTATCAGGATTTTATGAATATGATTTAAGCCCATGGGATGTAGCTGGAGCTACTGCTATTATTTTAGGTGCAGGGGGATCTGTCCTACCAATTAAAGATAACACCAGTTTCATTTTTGATGGAACAATTGTAGCTGGAAATAGTATAATTGCTCCACTTCTTAAAAGGGAACTAAATATTTAATTACCTTTAGTTTAGCTTAAATGCACTTTCCATTTGATCTATCTCGTACTCTTTGAGCTTTAGTGAGGAAGCTATATTTCGCCAACCACTTATTCTATCTAACATCTCATCTTTGATTAAATGTGCCTCTTTATTATTAACTCTAAAATGGTGCGCCTGGCTTAATATTAGTTCAAAATCTAAACTACGGTTTATTTCATCAATTGCTAAACTCAATGATTTACCTCTTGGATCGGGATTTAAATCAAATGCTGGTGAGAGTTTCCAACCACTACCATTTAATATAAAACCATGGTTTCTCAAATGATCATCCGTATTTGAAATAGCAATATTAAACAAAATCCTACGGAAAAGCTGATTTAAATCAGCAATAACATGACTACCAAATTGAAGGATAAACTCAACTATTTCGAGGTAGCTTGCATCACTATCCCAATCTTTTCTACCAAGCAGACTTAAAGCTGATGTGTAATGAAGCCTTCCCCCTTTCTCAATTCTATCAAATCTCTGACTCAGAAAAGTACTTCCTTGATCTGTAAATGAATAAATTTGTGTTTTTGGAACTTCAATACCGCACATTTGTGCCAACGTGTGAGCAACTTTTTCCCATGCCCCAATATTGGCAAAGTCTTTCATTGATGGGAAC
Protein-coding sequences here:
- a CDS encoding inositol monophosphatase is translated as MLSIENAKQIVDEIMVPAALAAGDLLKKEFYKRDFAINQKSGQSDLVTEIDLKSSNLINSILKGMAPNIPIIDEEDEVITKFDNIELAFIVDPLDGTLNFVHGLTEFTVSLGLVYKGKPLAGVVYHPVLEDLFSGVDKLGSWKNGKEIKVGDEKSLSECLVGSGVPYDPNIRESSFIKPFQLLMNKVREIRLLGSAALALCYVASGQLSGFYEYDLSPWDVAGATAIILGAGGSVLPIKDNTSFIFDGTIVAGNSIIAPLLKRELNI
- a CDS encoding HipA domain-containing protein, yielding MKKEIEVYASWPEFVVDTLIGKLHIDKKGNEEIIAFSYDEYWLEHYENKYHLDPDIYPFRGQQFPKAEKGWFGLFFDSAPDRWGRTLMKRKESILAKKENRSVQHLQESDFLLGVNDFVRSGALRFKEIGSSQFLSEGDNFAIPPLARLRELENWSLRLEDNSEEEKWLLKLIHPGSSLGGARPKASVIDEKGVLWIAKFPSMKDFANIGAWEKVAHTLAQMCGIEVPKTQIYSFTDQGSTFLSQRFDRIEKGGRLHYTSALSLLGRKDWDSDASYLEIVEFILQFGSHVIADLNQLFRRILFNIAISNTDDHLRNHGFILNGSGWKLSPAFDLNPDPRGKSLSLAIDEINRSLDFELILSQAHHFRVNNKEAHLIKDEMLDRISGWRNIASSLKLKEYEIDQMESAFKLN